The Chitinophagales bacterium genome has a window encoding:
- a CDS encoding M15 family metallopeptidase produces the protein MIGCQDGPPHEQDKFRKNDLVELITLDSTIRLNIHYATKDNFTGTQVYKEARAFMQRPAAMALAEANKDLAPMGYGLMVYDGYRPWSITKYFWDITPEENKKFVADPQKGSVHNRGCAVDLTLYQLDTGGEVDMPSGYDEMTERSYPEYEGCTPQQKQNRELLIHTMQQHGFKVYPYEWWHFDYKDTKHYAISDIPFGEID, from the coding sequence ATGATAGGCTGCCAGGACGGGCCACCGCATGAACAAGACAAATTCAGGAAGAATGACCTGGTAGAGTTGATAACCCTCGACAGTACCATCAGGCTGAATATTCACTATGCTACCAAAGACAACTTTACAGGTACACAGGTATATAAAGAGGCACGTGCTTTTATGCAACGTCCTGCTGCTATGGCACTGGCCGAGGCTAACAAAGACCTTGCACCAATGGGCTATGGGCTGATGGTGTATGACGGCTACCGCCCGTGGAGTATTACCAAATACTTCTGGGACATTACTCCTGAAGAAAATAAAAAGTTTGTGGCCGACCCGCAAAAGGGCTCCGTACACAACCGTGGCTGCGCTGTAGACCTGACGCTATACCAGCTGGATACAGGCGGGGAGGTAGATATGCCAAGCGGTTATGACGAGATGACCGAACGCTCATACCCGGAATATGAAGGCTGTACACCGCAACAAAAACAAAACCGCGAACTGCTGATACATACCATGCAGCAGCATGGCTTTAAAGTGTACCCCTACGAGTGGTGGCATTTCGACTACAAAGACACTAAACACTACGCGATATCCGATATCCCCTTCGGTGAGATAGACTGA
- a CDS encoding carbonic anhydrase family protein has protein sequence MKLRSVLLLGATLSMVLFQNCRKEKADIIPTITVDTTTHEEAHWNYEQPETWGGVSGDCQGVIQSPIDINTFATLKAVLPPLEFNYNDFPISIIDNGHTIQVNTNTSDAVNTVTYNGKQYKLKQFHFHAKSEHTINGYHTPMEMHLVHANDDGEIMVVGLMIEQGDTPNALIDAVWSNLPGEKMHEHTTGTYINLNTILPLSPGYFNYIGSLTTPPCSMGLQWMVMKTPVKLSADQIATFRALYDHNYRPTQKLNNRIVYEKN, from the coding sequence ATGAAACTGAGGTCTGTACTCCTGCTGGGCGCAACGCTGTCTATGGTATTGTTTCAGAACTGCCGTAAAGAAAAGGCGGACATCATCCCCACCATCACTGTAGATACAACCACGCACGAAGAAGCGCACTGGAACTACGAGCAGCCCGAAACATGGGGCGGTGTCAGCGGCGACTGCCAGGGTGTGATACAGTCACCTATCGACATCAACACATTTGCGACCCTTAAAGCGGTATTGCCACCACTGGAGTTCAATTACAATGATTTTCCTATATCAATAATTGACAACGGCCATACCATACAGGTAAACACTAATACCAGCGATGCTGTGAATACGGTTACCTACAATGGTAAGCAGTATAAGTTGAAGCAATTCCATTTTCACGCTAAAAGCGAGCATACCATCAATGGCTATCACACGCCTATGGAGATGCACCTGGTACACGCCAACGACGATGGTGAGATCATGGTGGTAGGCCTGATGATAGAGCAGGGAGATACACCCAATGCACTGATAGATGCAGTATGGAGCAACCTGCCCGGCGAAAAGATGCATGAGCATACAACAGGTACGTACATCAATCTCAACACGATATTACCCCTGTCACCGGGTTACTTCAACTATATCGGTTCGCTCACCACGCCGCCTTGTTCCATGGGCCTGCAGTGGATGGTGATGAAAACACCGGTAAAGCTGAGTGCAGATCAGATAGCTACTTTCCGTGCGCTGTACGATCATAACTACCGCCCCACACAAAAGCTCAACAACAGGATAGTATACGAGAAGAACTGA
- a CDS encoding NAD(P)/FAD-dependent oxidoreductase, which produces MKQVVILGAGFAGLQLARRLDAKYYEVTLIDKYNFHQFQPLFYQVATARLEPSSVSFPLRKVFQRKPNVHVRITEVNRIDTQAQQVHTADGDFAYDYLVVATGCTSNYFGNANIEKYAFPMKSTTEAIALRNRILLNFEDALSATPDELERIMNIVIVGGGPTGVELAGSLAEMKTRILPKDYPDMDFSKLGIYLLEGQDTTLAAMSEKSQQTSMRYLKTMGVQLWTNTMVEDYDGNQVTTKDGRTIPTNTMIWAAGISGNVPVGIPKESLVRGNRIRVNQLAEVAGVDNVFAIGDVAYMENEAWPKGHPQLGNVAVNAGVHLAKNLKRLAKGKEMLPFKYKNPGTMATVGKSKAVCDLPLLSFTGLPAWLFWMALHLMLIVSVRNRLFIFINWAISYFTNDTTLRLILLPTRKQIELLKRSGA; this is translated from the coding sequence ATGAAACAAGTTGTAATATTAGGAGCAGGTTTTGCCGGGTTACAACTGGCTCGCAGGCTGGATGCTAAATACTACGAGGTGACACTCATAGACAAGTATAACTTTCACCAGTTTCAGCCTTTGTTCTACCAGGTGGCAACCGCCCGTCTCGAGCCCAGTTCGGTATCGTTCCCGCTGCGTAAGGTCTTTCAGCGCAAGCCCAATGTGCATGTCAGGATAACGGAGGTAAACAGGATAGACACGCAGGCACAGCAGGTACACACCGCAGATGGCGACTTTGCTTACGACTACCTGGTGGTGGCTACCGGCTGTACTTCCAACTACTTCGGCAATGCCAATATCGAAAAGTATGCCTTCCCAATGAAGTCGACCACGGAGGCGATAGCCTTGAGGAACCGCATACTGCTCAACTTCGAGGACGCACTCAGCGCTACGCCGGACGAGCTTGAGCGCATCATGAACATAGTGATAGTAGGTGGCGGCCCTACTGGTGTTGAATTGGCAGGGTCTCTGGCAGAGATGAAGACCCGTATACTACCTAAAGACTATCCTGATATGGACTTCAGCAAGCTGGGCATATACCTGCTGGAAGGGCAGGACACTACGCTGGCAGCCATGAGCGAAAAGTCGCAGCAAACGTCTATGCGCTACCTGAAAACCATGGGTGTGCAGCTATGGACCAACACAATGGTAGAAGATTATGACGGTAACCAGGTGACCACCAAAGATGGCCGCACTATCCCGACTAATACTATGATATGGGCAGCAGGTATATCTGGTAATGTACCCGTGGGCATACCCAAAGAGTCGCTGGTGCGTGGCAACCGTATCCGGGTCAATCAACTGGCTGAGGTAGCGGGCGTAGATAATGTATTCGCCATAGGCGATGTGGCATATATGGAGAATGAAGCATGGCCCAAAGGACACCCGCAATTGGGCAATGTGGCTGTGAATGCAGGTGTGCACCTGGCTAAGAACCTGAAAAGGCTGGCAAAGGGGAAAGAGATGCTGCCCTTCAAATACAAGAACCCCGGCACTATGGCCACTGTAGGCAAGAGCAAAGCCGTCTGCGACCTGCCTTTGCTGAGCTTTACAGGGCTGCCCGCATGGCTGTTCTGGATGGCACTACACCTGATGCTGATAGTAAGTGTACGCAACAGGTTGTTCATCTTCATCAACTGGGCCATCAGCTACTTTACTAACGATACTACGCTCAGGCTGATACTGCTACCCACCCGCAAGCAGATTGAGCTATTGAAGAGAAGCGGGGCTTAA
- a CDS encoding OsmC family protein, translating into MRQTTSVIGKDKYITRIHSSAGNDIVADEPFDAGGQNLGFAPGELLASALGACSCITMRMYADRKEWPLETVSIIVTYERDKDTRTSHFKKEVTMTGDLDEDMTKRLLQIADKCPIHFTLSNPITIETVLK; encoded by the coding sequence ATGAGACAGACCACATCTGTAATAGGCAAAGACAAGTACATCACCCGCATACATTCCTCAGCTGGCAACGACATAGTAGCTGATGAACCCTTTGATGCCGGAGGACAGAACCTGGGCTTTGCCCCGGGCGAATTGCTGGCTTCTGCATTAGGAGCATGCTCCTGCATTACCATGCGTATGTATGCCGACCGAAAAGAATGGCCTCTGGAAACGGTATCTATCATTGTAACTTACGAGCGGGACAAAGACACACGCACCAGCCACTTCAAAAAAGAAGTGACCATGACCGGCGATCTTGATGAAGACATGACCAAACGCCTGTTGCAGATAGCCGACAAGTGCCCGATACACTTTACACTCAGCAATCCCATAACTATTGAAACAGTGTTAAAATGA
- a CDS encoding sigma-70 family RNA polymerase sigma factor translates to MLHTLHPEQWVDNYADKLYAFAKARVSSEETARDIVQDTFLSAWKAREGFRGEASEKSWLYTICRNKITDHYRKAAHSLEELGMDDYGSDLFTDEGHWRKDRLPEEWQTTSARLETKEFYNVLDFCKNKLKELQKAVFVMKYIDDIDTDEICKILNITPSNYWVLVHRAKLQLRDCLDKSWFKK, encoded by the coding sequence ATGTTACATACGTTACACCCCGAACAATGGGTAGACAATTATGCTGATAAGCTGTATGCTTTTGCCAAGGCCAGGGTCTCGTCAGAAGAAACAGCCCGTGACATAGTACAGGATACCTTTCTGAGCGCCTGGAAGGCCAGGGAAGGGTTCAGGGGAGAGGCATCTGAAAAAAGCTGGTTATACACTATTTGCCGAAATAAGATAACTGACCATTATCGCAAGGCAGCCCACTCGCTTGAGGAATTGGGTATGGATGATTATGGCTCAGATCTGTTTACCGATGAGGGACATTGGCGAAAAGACCGCCTGCCTGAAGAGTGGCAAACCACTTCTGCGCGATTAGAAACGAAAGAGTTCTACAACGTATTAGACTTCTGTAAGAACAAATTGAAAGAACTCCAGAAAGCTGTTTTCGTGATGAAGTATATAGATGATATAGATACGGATGAAATTTGTAAGATTCTTAATATTACCCCGTCTAATTACTGGGTACTGGTGCACAGGGCGAAACTTCAGTTGAGAGATTGCCTGGATAAAAGCTGGTTTAAAAAATAA